In Nocardioides bizhenqiangii, the DNA window GTGAAGCGCCGGTCGTGGAGCATGTGGTGGTGGCTGGCAGTGGCAAGATGACGACGTGGCATCGAACTCCCGCATGGTGGCATTGGGCTTCGGGAAGTTCGCGCGTGCCGACCGCATCTTCGCCCTGGAGCGGATCAGGGGAGAGGAACGCGGCGAGGGCCGCCGCACTCGAGTTTGGATCGACGGGATCACTGACCCCTTGATCGCCTCCAGGACAGAGATCACGATTCTTCGCGACATGGGCCAGGAATCCGCCGTCGCTGCACCGGAGCTCGACGAGGCGTTGGACCTTGCCGCGCGTCTGGCGGCCGCGGCAGAGGAGGGTCGTGTGGATCTGAACGACCTGGGCCGTCGCGCGCGACGCCTTCTCGCCACCACAACCGCGTCGTCAGTGGGAGGGGACTCGACGTCGCACCGCGTCCCTGAGTGACCGCCGACTCGCGGCGGTAGGACGCGCCTAGCGAGTGACGAGGACCGACCTGTCACCGCGGGACGTGCTCGGCCCACTCCCGGTGGGACACCTGCTCGTCGCCGTCGTACGCCGTCACGTCGATCACCACGTCGTAGCCCTCGGCGCTCACGTCGATCCGCATCGTCGAGGTGACCCGGACCTCGATGCCCGGCCAGGTGAGGCGGTAGGTGCAGGAGGCTGTGGCGTGCTGGGCGAAGGTGACGTTGTCGACGATGACGTCGCCGGCGTACTCCTCCGTGGCGGTGCCGTCGTGGGGGACGTCGTACGTCGACCCGTGCCGCACCGAGCAGGTGGTGGTCTGGCGCAGGACGTCGCGGGTTGTGGTCCAGCTGACGCCCGCCGGATCCTCCGAGGAGGTCTCCGCTCCCGGGGCGAAGCCCGGCTCCCAAGCGGTGCCGTCGTAGATGGGCAGGTCGAGCGTGCCGCCGTGGACGGTCAGGGTCACCGGTGCCGGTGGCGCGATGGTGTTGGGCCAGTCGGAGCCCGCCACCGAGAGCCGGATCGTCTGGCCGTGCGCGAAGGCGTAGGCACACGCGTCGAGGTCGATGGCGACGTCGTAGACCTGTCCGGGTACCAACGGGGTCGGCTCGGCCGGCGCGTGCACGCCGTCGCGGTAAGTGAGGTCGAGGCTGCCGCGCGTCACCAGGGCCGACGCGCCGTCGGCGAACACGTCGCAGAGCTTCACCGAGAGGGATGCAAGCGGGGCGTCGGCGCTGACCCGCAGCCGCGCCACCGGGTGTCCGAACAGCACCTCGCCGGCGGCGGGCCAGGCGAAGGTCAGAGAGTAGGCGTCGTCCTCGCGCTGGTCGCCGGAGAGGCCCCACGGCAGGTGGCCGCCGCAGTCGATCCACGCCGCCGTGCCGATGTCCGGCTTGACGACGAGCGAGCTGGGACCGTCGAAGGCCAGGGTCTCGGTCGACGACATCGCCGAGGGCCAGGTGTCGCGCACCCAGTAGCCCTCGTGCTGGTCGAGGAACGCGGCGGGTCGGGTCGCCGTCCGCACGAAGACCTCGACCCGGTCCTCCTGCGGCGTTTTGGAGCCACCGTCGCGCAGCCAGTGGTCGAACCACGCGACCATCTCGACGTCGAGGTCGAGCCGCGGCCCGGGATAGGCGGTCGTGGGGTCTGCGTGCACCCACGGACCGGCCAGCAACCGGTGCGGCACTCCCGCCTCGCGCAGCGCCGCCACGGTGCGGAACGTGTTGTTGCGGTAGCCGTCGGCCCACCCGGCCACCAGCATCACCGGGCACTCGATCCGGTCGTAGCCGTTGCCCTCTCCGTCGGAGCGCAGCGACCCATGTCGCCAGTAGGGGCCGTCCCGGTTCTCGCGCAGCCAGGTGAGCATCCACGGCTCGACCGTCTCGAGCCGCCGTCGCCACTCGTCGCGCCAGCCGTCGCCCCACACCGCTGGCACCGGCGGCAGCACCGTCATCGGCGTCATGTAGTGGTCGTAGTCGACGAGGTCGACCAGCCGCAGCGCGCCGCCGCGCCAGTGCACGTCGTCGGTCCACCGGTCGTCGCTCGCGTAGATCGCGCAGACGGCCTTGAGCGCCGGGGGCCGCTCGGCGGCGATCTGCAGCGAGTTGAAGCCGGAGTACGACGTCCCCCACATGCCGACGTTGCCGTCGCACCAGTCCTGGTCGGCCAGCCAGGCGATCACCGCGACCAGGTCGGACTGCTCGGCCTCTTGGTACTCGTCGGTCGGGTCGCCGGACGACGAGCCGGTGCCGCGGAGGTCGAGCCGGCACACGGCGTACCCGAACTGGTCGCGCAGCCGGCGGTAGCTCTCGGCGTACGACGACGTGAGGTCGTCCTTGCGGTAGGGCAGCGCCTCGAGCAGGCACGGCTGCGGGCCGCGGTCGTCGTCGGGGAGGTAGAGGGTGGCGGCCAGCTCGACGCCGTCGGCCATGGGGACCCGGACCTCGAGCTCAGTTGCCACGCGCGAGCTCTTCTATCAGCCGGGCCACTGTCGTGGGGTCGAGGCCCTCGCTGGTGTTGCCGTCGCGGCCGGTCGTCGTCGGCGCGGTGAGCATTGAGTTGAGCACCGCCTCCTCCGAGGCGTCCACCACCGCCTCGAACAGGTCGTCGAGTCCAGCGCCGGAGACGACGTCGCCCGCCTCCCAGGAGAGGCCGGGCGCGCGCCGGGTCGTCGAGACGCCGAGGAAGATCTCGCCGCTCCCGTTGTGCGCGGTCGAGCCGGTGCGGGCAAGCCCGAGACCGATCCGCCGTGCGAGACGGGCGCAATCGGCGCTGATCACCGGTGCGTCCGTGAGCACCACGCCGATGCAGGAGCCGGCCGGCGGCCGGGGCTGGGGGTCCTCCGGGAGCAGGCGCCCGAGGTGGAGGCCGTCGACCGTCAGCCGCTTGCGCTCCCCGAAGTTCGTGAGGAGCAGCACCGCCACCGTGTGCCCCTCCGGAGTGATCCGCGACGAGGTGCCGATGCCGCCCTTGAACCCGAGACACGACATGCCGGTGCCGGCACCCACCGCACCTTCCGGGGGAGGGGTGGCGCCGCCGCGCGAATCCATCGCGGCGCGGTGTGCGGCCACCACGTCGTCGTGCTCGACCTGCATCCGGCGGCAGTCGTTGAGGAAGGAGTCGTCGCACTCGGCGACCACCGGGATCACCACCGCGTCAGCGACCCGGACGTCCCGCTCGAGCTCGATCCGGCAGGCCGAGTCGTAGACGCGTCCGAGCTGCATGGTGGAGGTGAGGTAGATCGGCGTCTCGAGGAGGCCCCACTCGCCGGCGCCGATGAAGCCGGTGCACTCGCCGGCCCCGTTGAGGACGGCGCCGCCGGCCGCGGCAGGTCGCGCGTAGGCGTCCTCCGCCACGACCAGCGCGGTCACCCCGGTGCGAGCGACGCCGCGCCCCTCGGGCGGCGGCGCCTCGTCGCGGTGGATCGTGGTGTGTCCGATGCCCACGCCGTCGACGTCGAGGACGGAGTTGGTGGGCCCGGTGGGCAGGACGCCGATCTCGATCCCGATCTCACGCGCGCGCGCCATGCCCACATCCTCGCGGGACGAGTCGGTCGGGCGCCATACTGCTGACTCATGAATCAGTACCGGATGCCCGTCGTGTGGTCGCCGGCCACCCGCGACCACGATCCGCGGAATGAGGTGTGGGTCGGGGTCGCCACGACCGGCACCGAGGTCGCCGCGCGGGTCGACGCGATCCTGGCGGCGGTGACCGGGGCTGGACACCCGGTGACCGAGGCCGCGACGCATCCCGACGACGTGCTCGCCCGGGTCCACGAGCCGTCGATGCTGACCTTTCTCGCCGAGGCCGCCGAGCGCTGGCGGCAGGGTCCGTACGCCGACCTGGTCGGCCAGACGCGGGTGGTCCCGTACCTCTTCACGACGCCGGCGATGACTGCCGGTCTCCCCACCCGGAAGGCGGTGGCGATCCACGCCGAGGCGGGCAGCTACGTCTACGACACGATGACGCTGGTCGGCCCCGGCACCTGGGAGGCCGCCCGTGCCGCCGTCGACTGCGCGCTCACCGCGACCGACCTGGTGCTCGCGGGGGAGCGCGCGGCGTACGCGCTGTGCCGGCCGCCCGGCCACCACGCGACCCCGGCCGGCTTCGGCGGCTCCTGCTACCTCAACAACGCCGCGGTGGCCGCCGAGGCGCTGCGCGCCGGCGGGCACGACCGGGTGGCGGTCATCGACATCGACGCGCACCAGGGCAACGGCACCGCCGCGATCTTCTACGACCGGGCGGACGTGCTCTACGGGTCGGTGCACGTCGACCCCGGCGCCGGCTGGTTCCCGCACGTCGTGGGCTACGCCGACGAGACCGGCGCCCGCGCCGGCGCGGGCGCGACCCGTAACGTGCCGCTGCCTGAGGGGACCGGCGACGCACCCTGGCTCGAGGCGGTCGGCGGCCTGGCGGACTGGGTGGTCGCCGAGGGCTGCTCGGGCCTGGTGGTCTCGCTGGGCGTCGACGCCGCGGCGGACGACCCCGAGAGCCCGCTCCTGGTGACCGCCGACGCCTACCGTGCCGCCGGGACCGTCCTCGGCGGTGTCGGGCTGCCGGCGGTCGTCGTCCAGGAGGGCGGCTACCACCTGCCGACGCTCGGTGGGCTGGTAGCGGCGTACCTGGACGGCCACGGCGGTTGACGCGTCAGGCGGGTTCGGGCACGACCGGCGGATGGAAACACCGTCCGGTCGTGCCCGTGACCCCGCTCACGCGACCGGCTGCAGCTCCCTCGCGGGCTCGATGGCCGGGCTCTCCGCGCCGTGTGCGTCGACCCTGGGAAGCAACCGATCCAGCCACGAAGGCAAGTACCAGCTCCACCGGCCGAGCAACGCCATCGCCGCCGGAACGACGATCAGCCGGATCAGCGTCGCGTCGATCAAAATGGCAGCGGACATGCCGACTCCGATCATCTTGATCACCACGCTCGGGTCGAAGGCGAACCCGAGGAAGACCGCAACCATGATCAGTGCCGCGGAGGTGATGACGCGAGCCGTGGACGCCAGTCCCTCGACCACGCTGGCCTTGCTGTCACCGGTCCGGAGGAAGCTCTCGCGGACGCTGCTCAGCAGGAAGACCTCGTAGTCCATGGACAGCCCGAAGAGCACCGCGAACATCAGCAGCGGCACATATGCGGGGATCGGCACCTCGCCGGGGAGCCCGAGCAGGTCGGTACCTGTCCCGGTCTGGAAGGCAAGCGTCATGACGCCGTACGACGCACCGACCGACAACAGGTTCACCAGGGCGGCCTTGACCGGTACGACGACGGACCGGAACGCGATCAGGAGCAGCAGCAGTGAGGTGGCGATAACCACACCGATGACCAGCCAGAGGTGATCCATCAGGACGTCGGACAGGTCGATCATCGCGGCCGTCCAGCTGGTGATGCCGGCACCGTCAGGCAGCACGTCCGAACGTAGGTGCTCGACCAGGTCCGCCGTCTCTTCGTCCTGTGGACCGCTCTGGGGCGTCACGGTCAGCACCGCGGTGGTGCCGTCCGGGGAAATGACGGGAGCGCCGACCGAGGCGACGCCCGTCGTGTTGGACAGGTCCTCCTCGACCTGGCGGAGCCCGTCCTCGCCGCCGACTCGGTCGAGTTCGACCGCGACGGTGAGGGGACCGTTGGCGCCCTTCCCGAAGCCCGCTTCGATCAGGTCGTAGGCCTGGCGAATGGTGCTGCTCTCGGGTTCGTTGCCGGCGTCGCTCTGGCCGATGTTCATGCCCAGCGCCGGAGCGGAGAGGGCGACCAGTGCGATGACCGAACCGACGAGCCAGGCAACGGGCCGTCGGCCGACCATCTGGGCGAAGCGTGCTGCGGTGGGTGAGTGGGACATCGACGACTCGAACCGACCTTCCCTCCGAGCGCGCCGGCTGTAGACACGGAACTTCAACCCGCCGAGCAGTGCCGGCAGCAGGGTGACCGCGGCCAACACCGTGACGAGGACGACCAGACCGGTCGCGTACCCCATCGTCGCGAAGTCCGGCACCCCGCTGAACTGCAGACCCGTCAGGGCCACCAGCACTGTGCCGCCGGCAAAGACGACCGACTGGCCGGCGGTGGCAGTCGCCTGCCCCACCGACTCGGGTACCGACATGCCCCTGGCCAAGTTGTCGCGGTGCCGTGTGACGATGAACAGCGCGTAGTCGATGCCGACGCCGAGGCCGACCATCGATGCCAGTGTCGGCGCATTGGTCGACATGTCCGTCACGGCCGCGAGCAGTGTAACGCCGCTCGTGCCGATCGCCAGGCCCGTGAACGCGACAGCGAGGGGGAGCGAGGCCGCAATCGTCGCCCCGAACGCGAACAGCAGCACGGCGAGAGCGACCGCGACACCGACCATCTCCGCATGGCTGCTCACCTCCTGCGCATTCTCGGGAACGGGACCGCCGAACTCGACCTGGTAACCGGCGTCGACCAGAGGTGTCGTCGCCGACTCGAGCTCGTCCAGCGCCTCGCTACCTTCGAACTCGGTGACGGGCACGTCGTACTGGACCGAGAGGACCGCGGTGCGGCGGTCCTCGCTCAGGGCCACCGGGGGTACGTCACTGACGGAAGTCAGGTCCTCGAGGGCCTCGCGGACCCCGTCGAAGTCCGACGACCGGAACGAACCGGTCTCGGTGTGCGCAACGACGCGGGCCGAGGTGCCGGACATGGCCGGGAAGTGATCCTGCAGGACGTCGTTCGTTCGCTGGGTGTCGCTTCCCGGGATCTTGAAGCTGTCCTGCATGGTGCCTCCGAATGCGGAGGCCAGGGCCCCGATGAGCAGGGCAGCGAGGAGCCAACCGGACACCACCCGCCAGGGGTGGCGCGCGGCTCCGGCTCCGATGCGGTAGAGCAGTCTGGACATTGTCGTCTCCAGTCGTGTGGGTGGACTTCGATGGTCCGAGCGGTGCCGGGTGCGAGGCGCCGGTGAAATCGCCGGGACATCGCCGGGATCCGCGCGCCGGGCCTAGACTCGGCGGGTGCTCCGCGGGCGCGAGACCGAGCAAGGTGCGATCGCGGCTCTGTTGGACGAGGCGTGGACCTCGCGCGGCGGGGCGTTCGTGCTCCGCGGGCCGGCGGGGATCGGCAAGTCCGCGCTGTTGGCCGACGCTGTCGCGCGTGCCGAGGGCATGTTGGTCCTCCGCACCCAAGGCATCCAGTCGGAGTCCGACCTGGCGTTCTCCGCGCTCCATCAGCTGTTGCTGCCGATCGTCCGCCTCGTTGACCGGTTGAACCCCAACCAGGCAATGGCACTGCGCGTCGGTCTCGGTGAGCGTCCGGCGAGTGGCCGCAACGACAGGTTCCTCGTGTACTCGGCGACCCTCGCCCTTGTCGCCGAGGCCGCGGAGACCCGGCCGGTCCTCTGCGTCGTCGACGACGCTCAGTGGCTGGACGAGGAGTCGGCAAACGCGATGCTCTTCACCGCTCGGCGGGTGGGCGTCGAGCGGGTCGCGATGATCTTCGCCGCCCGCGACCAGGAGGAGACGAAGTTCGACGCCCCCGGGCTGCCGACGGTTGCACTGTCCGGTCTCCCGACTGATGCAGCTCAGGCCCTCCTCGAGGAATCCGCCGGCGCTGCCGTGGATCCCGGGGTCACCACCGCGCTGCTGGAAGCGACAGGGGGAAACCCGCTCGCGCTGGTCGAGCTGCCCGGTGCACTCACGCCGGAAGAGCTCTCCGGCGAGGAACCGCTCCCTGCCTCGCTGCCAGTGCCTGACGCGGTGGCGCGGGCGTTCCTCGGACGGGTGCGTCGACTCGCGCCAGAGGTGCAGACCTTCCTTCTGGTGGCCGGTGCCGAAGGGTCCGGCGACCTCGCCGCGATCCAGCACGCCGCGCTGGCACAGGGCTGTGATGACGATGCCCTCGCGTCAGCGGAGGCGTCAGCCCTGGTCCAGACCCGTCGCGATCGGTTGGAGTTCCGGCACCCGCTGGTGCGGTCGGCGGTGTACGACGCAGCGCCCACCGCGCAGCGCCGTGCAGTCCACGCGGCTCTCGCCGACGCGCTGGCCCACCAGGGTCAGCCCGACCGCCGCGCCTGGCACCGCGCGGCCGCCGCGACCGGACCTGACCCGGCCATCGCGGACGAGCTGGAGAAGGTGGGCGAGCGGGCCGCGGCGCGCGGCGCGCCAGCTGCTGCGTCCGCGGCGTTCGAGCGCGCCGCCGCTCTGAGCTCGACCGTGGAGGCGGGAGCTTCCCGGCGATGGCGGGCTGCCGAGCAGGCGCGCCTGGCGGGACATCACCGCCGGGCCCTGAACCTGCTCCGGGCCGCGCGCTCGCTCACCGAGGACCCGCTGCTGATCGCGGACCTGGACCTGATCCGGGGAGCCGTCGAGCTGGTGTCCGGCTCGACGGCGTCCGCCGAGCAGGTCCTGCTGGGAGCTGCCCGGGACGTGCAGGCACTCGACACCGGGCGAGCGTTGCAGCTCCTAGTGGTGGGCGCACAGGCGGCAGCACTGGCAGACCACGCCGAGGCGGGTGTTGAGATCGGTCGCATCGCCGCCGCACTGCCACGGGGGCAGACGCCTCTCGAGGTGTTCTTCGCCGACCTCCTGGTCGGCTGCGGCCACTATCTCAGTGGGGACCTCGCCGCCGCCCTCGAGCCGCTGCGGAGCGCCGTCCGGGCAGCGCCGGAGTTCGAGCAGAGCATGCTGCTGACATGGGGGTCCCGCGCGGCCTACTACATCGGCGACGACGAGGCGGCGTTCCAGCTCGACTCGCGCGCAGTCTCCCTCGCACGGGCCGCGGGAGCGCTGGGCGACATGTTGCCGCCGTTGCAAAGGCTCGCCCTCTCCGAGATCCTCCTCGGCCACTGGTCCTCGGCGGCAGCGCACGGAGCCGAGGCAACAAGGTTCGCCACGGAGACCGGTCAGCCCAACATGGCGTCGTTGCCTACTGCCTGGCTGGCGTTGCTGGCGGCGTACCGCGGGGACACCGCCGGCCTGGACGCCCATCTGGCCAGTGCCGACGAGCTGCTCGTGGAGCACCCGATGGCGGTTGCCGCCGAGGCGATGCTGTGGGCACGGGCCGTGAGGGAGGGCCGTGCCGGGGAGGCGGGCGCCGCCGTGGAGCACCTCCGCCGCGTCACCAGTACCGGTATCGCGCTGCTCGCCTCGCTGGACCGGGTCGAGGTCGCGGTCCAGGCCGGTCAGGACGACCAGGCAGAGGAGTGGCTGGGCCCGCTCGCGCGGTTCGCGGAGACAACCGCGGCTGACTGGGCTGCTGCCCGGGTCTCTCACTGCCGCGCGCTACTGGGACCCGCTGCGGATGCGGTCGGCCACTTCGAGCAGAGCCTCGCGCACCACCGGCGGTCCCTTCGACCCTTCGAGTGGGCGAGGACCGAGCTGGCCTACGGCGAGCTTCTGCGTCGCAACGGCCGCCGCGTGGACGCCCGGGCGCACCTGCGGACGGCGCTGACGACGTTCGACGACCTGGGAGCGCAGCCCTGGGCGGAGCGGGCGCGCCAAGAGCTCCGCGCCTCGGGGGAGAAGATCAGGAGGGCGCCCCCGACCGCGGCCGCCCAGCTGACCGCCCAGGAGCTGCAGGTGACCAAGCTGGTCGCTGCCGGGCTCTCGAACCGTGAGGTGGCGGCCCAGCTGTTCGTGAGCCCGCGAACGGTCGACTTCCACCTCCGCAACGTCTTCACGAAGCTGGGTGTCACGTCCCGGTCGCAGTTGGCGCAGCGCGACCTGCAGCTGTCCTGATCCGCCAGAACCCGGCGGTTTCACCGGCGAGTGACCGGTGGTCGTGCTCGTAGCGTCAGCGGCCTTCCTACGACGTCGAAAGGCGGAACCTCATGCCGGCACTACCGTGGATTTCTCTGGAGGCTCCTGACCCGGGGGCCGAGCTCATCGTGATGGCTTCGAAGCTACCGCTGCGCGCCCATGGCGACATCCCGCGGTTCCTGCGAGAGACCTGGCGTGTCCGCCGCCAGTTGACCCGTTCTCCGGGCCTGGTGGGCTACTCCCTCGATGCGCAACTGGTCGCGAAGACGTTCTGGACGGTCTCCGCATGGGAGAGCCGCCCGGAGCTGGGCGCCTTCGATCGGGCGAGTCCGCATGCGAACGCCAAAGATGTGCTTCGATCGGCGATGATGCCGTCGACGTTCGTGATGTGGCGATGCCGCCCCGAGGACCTGCCGATCTCCTGGTCGGAGGTCCGCCTGCGGGTCGCGGCAAGTGAGGCGAAGCGGGCATGACGCGCGAGGTCCTGCGGTACACCGCATTCCCCGGCGGCGACGCGGGCGGTAACCCCGCCGGTGTCGTGCTCGAGGCGACAGGCATGAGCGACGAGGAGATGCTGTCGATCGCTGCCGACGTCGGCTTCTCCGAGACGGCGTTCTTGTTCCCCGCCGGCCCTCCGGCGGGCGGTGCAGGGGCAGCCACCGAAGCCCGCGTGCGCTACTTCAGCCCGTTGGCGGAGGTGGCGTTCTGCGGCCACGCGACCATTGCCGCCGCGGTCGCCCACGCTGAACGGCACGGCGCCGGTCAGCTCGACCTGACCACCCGGAGCGGAATGGTTCCGGTCCGCACGCGGGAGGAGGACGGCCGAACGGTGGCGACCCTGACCAGCGTCCCCACGTCGATCGCACCGCTGGAGCCGGACGTCCTGGCAGCGACCCTGGACGCACTGGGCTGGTCGGCGGACGACCTCGACGAGGCGCTGCCGCCATACGTCGCGTTCGCGGGAGCGCAGCACCCCGTGCTGGCGGTCAGCAGCCGGCAGGTGCTCGCCGACCTCGAATACGACTATGAGCTGCTCGGTGCGCTCATGGCCGCGCACGACTGGACGACCGTGCAGCTCGTTCACCGGGAGCGTCCGGACCTGTTCCACGCCCGCAACCCGTTCCCGCCCGGCGGCGTCGTGGAGGACCCCGCCACGGGAGCGGCGGCCGCGGCGCTGGGTGGCTACCTGCGCACGCTGGACCTCGTGCCGCCCTCGCGGCGGATCGTCATTCGGCAGGGTGAGGACATGGGCCGTCCGAGCCTGCTGCTCGTGGACATTCCCGAGCAGGGCGGCATCGATGTGACGGGCTCGGCCCTCCGACTCTGAGCGGGACCGCCGGTGTCACTCGACGCGGGTCCCGGCCAGC includes these proteins:
- a CDS encoding CocE/NonD family hydrolase, whose protein sequence is MATELEVRVPMADGVELAATLYLPDDDRGPQPCLLEALPYRKDDLTSSYAESYRRLRDQFGYAVCRLDLRGTGSSSGDPTDEYQEAEQSDLVAVIAWLADQDWCDGNVGMWGTSYSGFNSLQIAAERPPALKAVCAIYASDDRWTDDVHWRGGALRLVDLVDYDHYMTPMTVLPPVPAVWGDGWRDEWRRRLETVEPWMLTWLRENRDGPYWRHGSLRSDGEGNGYDRIECPVMLVAGWADGYRNNTFRTVAALREAGVPHRLLAGPWVHADPTTAYPGPRLDLDVEMVAWFDHWLRDGGSKTPQEDRVEVFVRTATRPAAFLDQHEGYWVRDTWPSAMSSTETLAFDGPSSLVVKPDIGTAAWIDCGGHLPWGLSGDQREDDAYSLTFAWPAAGEVLFGHPVARLRVSADAPLASLSVKLCDVFADGASALVTRGSLDLTYRDGVHAPAEPTPLVPGQVYDVAIDLDACAYAFAHGQTIRLSVAGSDWPNTIAPPAPVTLTVHGGTLDLPIYDGTAWEPGFAPGAETSSEDPAGVSWTTTRDVLRQTTTCSVRHGSTYDVPHDGTATEEYAGDVIVDNVTFAQHATASCTYRLTWPGIEVRVTSTMRIDVSAEGYDVVIDVTAYDGDEQVSHREWAEHVPR
- a CDS encoding LuxR C-terminal-related transcriptional regulator, whose protein sequence is MLRGRETEQGAIAALLDEAWTSRGGAFVLRGPAGIGKSALLADAVARAEGMLVLRTQGIQSESDLAFSALHQLLLPIVRLVDRLNPNQAMALRVGLGERPASGRNDRFLVYSATLALVAEAAETRPVLCVVDDAQWLDEESANAMLFTARRVGVERVAMIFAARDQEETKFDAPGLPTVALSGLPTDAAQALLEESAGAAVDPGVTTALLEATGGNPLALVELPGALTPEELSGEEPLPASLPVPDAVARAFLGRVRRLAPEVQTFLLVAGAEGSGDLAAIQHAALAQGCDDDALASAEASALVQTRRDRLEFRHPLVRSAVYDAAPTAQRRAVHAALADALAHQGQPDRRAWHRAAAATGPDPAIADELEKVGERAAARGAPAAASAAFERAAALSSTVEAGASRRWRAAEQARLAGHHRRALNLLRAARSLTEDPLLIADLDLIRGAVELVSGSTASAEQVLLGAARDVQALDTGRALQLLVVGAQAAALADHAEAGVEIGRIAAALPRGQTPLEVFFADLLVGCGHYLSGDLAAALEPLRSAVRAAPEFEQSMLLTWGSRAAYYIGDDEAAFQLDSRAVSLARAAGALGDMLPPLQRLALSEILLGHWSSAAAHGAEATRFATETGQPNMASLPTAWLALLAAYRGDTAGLDAHLASADELLVEHPMAVAAEAMLWARAVREGRAGEAGAAVEHLRRVTSTGIALLASLDRVEVAVQAGQDDQAEEWLGPLARFAETTAADWAAARVSHCRALLGPAADAVGHFEQSLAHHRRSLRPFEWARTELAYGELLRRNGRRVDARAHLRTALTTFDDLGAQPWAERARQELRASGEKIRRAPPTAAAQLTAQELQVTKLVAAGLSNREVAAQLFVSPRTVDFHLRNVFTKLGVTSRSQLAQRDLQLS
- a CDS encoding P1 family peptidase — protein: MARAREIGIEIGVLPTGPTNSVLDVDGVGIGHTTIHRDEAPPPEGRGVARTGVTALVVAEDAYARPAAAGGAVLNGAGECTGFIGAGEWGLLETPIYLTSTMQLGRVYDSACRIELERDVRVADAVVIPVVAECDDSFLNDCRRMQVEHDDVVAAHRAAMDSRGGATPPPEGAVGAGTGMSCLGFKGGIGTSSRITPEGHTVAVLLLTNFGERKRLTVDGLHLGRLLPEDPQPRPPAGSCIGVVLTDAPVISADCARLARRIGLGLARTGSTAHNGSGEIFLGVSTTRRAPGLSWEAGDVVSGAGLDDLFEAVVDASEEAVLNSMLTAPTTTGRDGNTSEGLDPTTVARLIEELARGN
- a CDS encoding MMPL family transporter, giving the protein MSRLLYRIGAGAARHPWRVVSGWLLAALLIGALASAFGGTMQDSFKIPGSDTQRTNDVLQDHFPAMSGTSARVVAHTETGSFRSSDFDGVREALEDLTSVSDVPPVALSEDRRTAVLSVQYDVPVTEFEGSEALDELESATTPLVDAGYQVEFGGPVPENAQEVSSHAEMVGVAVALAVLLFAFGATIAASLPLAVAFTGLAIGTSGVTLLAAVTDMSTNAPTLASMVGLGVGIDYALFIVTRHRDNLARGMSVPESVGQATATAGQSVVFAGGTVLVALTGLQFSGVPDFATMGYATGLVVLVTVLAAVTLLPALLGGLKFRVYSRRARREGRFESSMSHSPTAARFAQMVGRRPVAWLVGSVIALVALSAPALGMNIGQSDAGNEPESSTIRQAYDLIEAGFGKGANGPLTVAVELDRVGGEDGLRQVEEDLSNTTGVASVGAPVISPDGTTAVLTVTPQSGPQDEETADLVEHLRSDVLPDGAGITSWTAAMIDLSDVLMDHLWLVIGVVIATSLLLLLIAFRSVVVPVKAALVNLLSVGASYGVMTLAFQTGTGTDLLGLPGEVPIPAYVPLLMFAVLFGLSMDYEVFLLSSVRESFLRTGDSKASVVEGLASTARVITSAALIMVAVFLGFAFDPSVVIKMIGVGMSAAILIDATLIRLIVVPAAMALLGRWSWYLPSWLDRLLPRVDAHGAESPAIEPARELQPVA
- a CDS encoding PhzF family phenazine biosynthesis protein, whose translation is MTREVLRYTAFPGGDAGGNPAGVVLEATGMSDEEMLSIAADVGFSETAFLFPAGPPAGGAGAATEARVRYFSPLAEVAFCGHATIAAAVAHAERHGAGQLDLTTRSGMVPVRTREEDGRTVATLTSVPTSIAPLEPDVLAATLDALGWSADDLDEALPPYVAFAGAQHPVLAVSSRQVLADLEYDYELLGALMAAHDWTTVQLVHRERPDLFHARNPFPPGGVVEDPATGAAAAALGGYLRTLDLVPPSRRIVIRQGEDMGRPSLLLVDIPEQGGIDVTGSALRL
- a CDS encoding histone deacetylase family protein; its protein translation is MNQYRMPVVWSPATRDHDPRNEVWVGVATTGTEVAARVDAILAAVTGAGHPVTEAATHPDDVLARVHEPSMLTFLAEAAERWRQGPYADLVGQTRVVPYLFTTPAMTAGLPTRKAVAIHAEAGSYVYDTMTLVGPGTWEAARAAVDCALTATDLVLAGERAAYALCRPPGHHATPAGFGGSCYLNNAAVAAEALRAGGHDRVAVIDIDAHQGNGTAAIFYDRADVLYGSVHVDPGAGWFPHVVGYADETGARAGAGATRNVPLPEGTGDAPWLEAVGGLADWVVAEGCSGLVVSLGVDAAADDPESPLLVTADAYRAAGTVLGGVGLPAVVVQEGGYHLPTLGGLVAAYLDGHGG